Within Syntrophales bacterium, the genomic segment GTCGGGAACCTGACACTGGGCATTCAAGCAACCACTTCTCTTACGTCCACAAGCCGGGAAAGAGTAAAGGGGACGGCCGTATGTGTTGCGGAAAAAGATAAATTCTTTGAATTACCTTGTTGTATAATAAATAATATGACGAAGATCCTGGGTATTAAACTGACCCCTGAAGAAATGAAAGCCGTTTGTGGCGTGCCGCACACAAAAAGTTATGAGGCCTTCATTTACTTCGGTGAAGCCCTGGATGCTCTGGATGCCGGTCACTGGCAGAAGGCCAAGGATCTGTTTGCAAAAGCTTTGAAAATAGATCCCAAATTTGACCTGGCCGGGGAGGGTGCTGATTCTTGTCCCGGTGCCTCGTCACCCGGCATAGGCCAGATTGGCGCCATGAGTACATCTCAAATTTCCAGCCAGGCTGAAATTGCTATTAACGCAGCCCAAGAATCACAGGATACAGCCGATGAAGAAGCAGCTGACGCCGCCGCTGGCGGCGGTGGTGGTGGGTGATAAGGGTGTAGAGGAGTCAGGTAGACTCCATAAAAAACATCGGGTGTTTCCATGTGGAAAGCCATTGCCATGAAAAGTTTTAAACTCTTTGTTGTTGGGTTGGTCCTGATGACTTTTTTACTGGCTGTAAGTTGTGCCGGGAGCGAAAGAATTAAAGTGAAACCGAGGGCCGCCACACTGGATCAGGTTCCGAAAACTCTTGCCATTTTGCCCTTTGAAAACAATTCTGTGACCGATCCAGAACGCTATGCCCCCTTGAGTAAGGGGCTTTCAGCCATGCTCATTACGGATCTTGATAAAAGCAAATCAGGACTCAAGCTTATAGAGCGCGATAAGATTCGGGATCTTCTAAAAGAGATTGCTCTTAGTCAAAGCGGAAGCGTGGATGAGTCTACAGCTGTCAGGGCTGGCAATATGCTCGGTGCTCAGGCCATAGCATTTGGTTCGTTCATCGTGTTGGGTAAAAAGGTGCGTATTGATGCCCGCATCATAAGGGTGGAGACGAGCGAGTTGATTATGGCCGAATCGATTGAAGGCAATAGTGACGATTTTATGAATCTGGAGCGTGAGCTGGCCAAAAAGATCGCTGATTCTCTGAAAGTGGCCTTTCAGCCTGCGTCCGCCACATCCGAAAGCGATATTGATGCGGCTCTCTATTTTTCCAGGGGACTGGATGCTCTGGACCGGGGTGATAAGGAAGAGGCCAAACGATTATTTAAGAAAAGCATGGAACTTGATCCTGCCTACAAGACGCAGGTCGATAATGTGCGAGGTCTAAACTGATGAATAAGCGCATTTTGTTAATAGCAGTGTTGATTGTATCCCTTGCCTTTGCCACGGGTGCGGTTGCGGCGAACAAGGTGGTGGAAGTGGAGGGCAATAGTATTTTATCCAGAGAGGATGCTATACGACAGGCGCAGCGATCGGCCGTGGAACTGGCAGTTGGCGTATTTATTCACTCTAAAACCGAGACCGAAAACTTCGTGCTCAAGAAGGATAAGATCATGGCCCGGACACAGGGCTACATTACACGATTTAATGTTCTGAAAGAAAGGAAAACAGGAAACCTGTACAGAGTCACGATCAATGCGGTGGTCTCCCTGGACAAGATCAAAAACGATCTTTTTGCCATGAAGATTCTCCTGGATAGCATGGAACGGCCAAATGTCATGATCCTGATCGAAGAAAAGTATATCGGAATGGACAACATAGGCGGCCGTTTTGCCGAAACGGAGCTTTATTCCCTGCTTGCGGCTAAGGGATTTGATCTTGTTGACGAGGGCCAACTGGAAAAGATCAGGGTTCTTGCCCAGACCAGACAGGCTTTGGCCGGGAACATGGCAGCAGCCAAGAGCCTTGGGCTGCACTCAGGAGTCCAGTATTTGATATTGGGCAAAGCCGTAGTTCAGGATATCGGCGAGGCTTATCCTGGTTCTGGCATGAGATCTCTTCAGGCCAGCCTGCAGGTCAAGGTCATCCAGACCCAGACCGGACTGGTTTTAGGATCTGTAGTAAAAAACGGGGTTGTACCCCATATTAGCCCGCTGACAGGGGCTACCCGGGCCCTCCGGATATCCGCAAAAAATGCCGTGAACGAATACCTGGTGGACACCATCACCACATCCTTTCAAGAATATCTCAATAATGGCGCGCCTGTTAAACTGCACATCACTGGCGTGAAAACCTTTCAGCAATACCAGATGACTACCTCAACCATTGAAACTCTGGACAGGGTGGTTACCAGTAAGAAGGAAGGGTGGAGTAAAACTGGCGGCCTGCTTGAGCTGGATCTACGCTTTAAGGGTACAAGCGAGGAATTGGCCAAACTTCTCGACGGCCTGAGTTTGGGTAGTAATCACCTGACAGTAGTTCATCTCACACCGGACAGGGTTGACTGTAACTTCCAGTAATAACGACAAAAACATCGTTTTGGGAACACCATATTTGATTCTATATGCCCGTAAACAGAATCATGGTTTCTAAGCCAATATACAAACAGGGGGAAACTTGTGCAGAGAGAAAGATGGGCCAGTAGACGGTATCTTATATTTGCGGCGATTGGGTCTGCCATCGGCCTGGGTAATCTTTGGAGATTTCCCTATCTGAGCTATAAATACGGGGGCGGGGCATTCCTCATAGCCTGGATGATTGGTCTTATTGTTATCGGTATTCCCTGGCTCATGTTAGAGTTCGGCATGGGCAGGTACTTTCAACGGTCTGCTCCCGGTGTATTTGAAGGAGTCGGAAAGAAGTGGGAATGGGTTGGATGGTGGGCGGTTTTCTGTGCCTTCCTGATAGACACTTACTATACCGTCGTAATGGCCTGGTCTTTATACTATGCCGGTGTTTCACCCGGTCTGCCCTGGGGTGTGGGAAAAGCTGGAGCCACAGGAGCCAAGTCATACTTTTATGGAACAGTTTTAGGGCTTTCCTCGGGACCGGATGTGCTGGGCGGTTTGCAGTGGCCACTGGTCGGACTCTTGGCACTTACCTGGCTAACCATATTTCTTATCGTGTTTAAGGGAGCTGAAGTAATTGGGAAGGTCGCGCAGTGGGGGGTTATCATTCCCTGGATTTTGCTCGTTGTCATACTTGTGAGAGGGCTTACCCTCCCTGGAGCCGTTGAAGGTCTCAACTATTACCTTACTCCGGACTTTACCGCCCTGCGAAATTTGGATGTATGGTTTGCCGCAGTTAGTCAGATTGCATTTACCCTTTCTCTCGGTATGGCTGGAATGTATGCCTATGGGAGTTTTATAGCGAAGAAAGCGGATGTGACTAATAATGCCTTTATAACATCGTTTTCCAATTGTGCCACCAGCTTCTTTGCCGGTTTTGCCGTGTTTAGCATCGTCGGATTTATAATGCAATCTTTGGCAATTCCCGTTGATAAGGTTAGTACTTCAAGTATTGGTCTGGCCTTTATAACGTTCCCCGTAGCGATATCCATGCTGCCGGCAACACAGGGGATTTTTGGTGTCCTCTTTTTCCTCTGTCTTTTCCTTCTCGGTTTGACATCAGCGTTCTTTCTCGCCTATGGCGGGGTAATCTGTCCTCTTATGGATAAATTCGGCATAAGCAGGATAAAGGCTACAGTGATAGTTACTGGTACAGCTTTTCTTATAGGACTGTTGTTTACTTCAAATGGAGGTCTTTACTGGTTGGATATAGTCGACAGGGCAGTTTCCTTCTACGGTCTGCTTCTAACAGGGGTGATAGCTACGATTGTCGTTGGCTGGATATTTGGTGCTGAAAAGCTTAGACAACATTTGAATGAAACCTCGGACATCAAGGTTGGCAAGTGGTTCAATGTGGTGATAAAGGTTGTTGTTCCTGCCGGTTTGCTTTTTGTTGTAGTTTATGGAGGTCTTGTCCCTGATATATCTAAATCTTATGGAGGATATCCCCTCTGGGCTTCTTCGATGATATGGGTCATCCTTGCAGTAACACTGGGGCTCAGCTTTATGCTCCAGCGAATCAGGACAAGGGATCCCAGGGAGGCGGACGAGAAATGACAACAGGCGCAATAGTTACAACAGTTGTTATGTGGCTGATATTCATAGGTGCATTATCGTGGTGTTTTTCCCGTATGAAAGAAGGTAAAGGTCAGTGGAAAGATTAGCTCGACAGAAAAACCTCTATAAAGGGAAAGAGGCTCTTACTGAGGACTTTCGCGGAAAGAGTAAATGACATGAACACACAAAAATGGAATCCAGGTCAACTACTTGAAATATCCGGAAATTACTGGAAGTCCTGCACCCTTCATGCCGGTGTTAAGCTCGATCTGTTTACGGCAATAGGAGGCAATCAGCTCACAAGCGAGGAGATTGCTCAAAAACTGGATGGAGATAAAAGAGGAGTAACGATGCTCCTCAATGCCTTTTCTGCCATGAACCTTCTCGTAAAGAAAGATCATAAATATTCTAATACCCCGGCCAGTACATCTTTTCTTTCAAAAGACTCTCCCCAGTACATTGGTTACATGATCATGCACCATCATCAGATGGTGGATTCATGGTCTAAGCTGGATTGGTCAGTTAAAACAGGCACTCCCGTCAGAACAAGAGCTTCTTACAGCAGTGAAGAGTGGCGAGAAAATTTCCTTATGGGCATGTTCAACATGGCCATGAACATTGCTCCCCGGCTGGTAACTAAGATAGACCTTTCCAAACGGCACCACTTGCTGGACCTGGGCGGAGGGCCCGGAACCTATGCCGTTCATTTTTGCCTTAAAAATCCACAACTTAAAGCGACAGTCTTCGATCTTCCAACTACCAGGTCTTTTGCCAGGAAGACCATTGAAAAATTCGGTCTCTCTGACCGTATAGATTTTACGGACGGTAACTACCTGGAAGAAGGCATTGAGGGAGTCTATGACGTGGCCTGGCTTTCTCATATTTTCCATGGAGAAGGACCCGAAGACTGTCAAAAAATTATACTGAAAACTGTCTCAGCCCTGGAACCTGGAGGTATGATTATCGTCCATGATTTCATTCTAAACAACTCAATGGATGGTCCCCTTTTTCCCGCACTTTTTTCCCTTAATATGCTTCTGGGTACGGCTCATGGTCAGTCTTACTCTGAAGAACAGATTACGGACATGCTCGCCGATGCCGGTGTAAAGGAAATCCGGCGCGTTCCTTTTCAGTCTCCAAACGATTCAGGAATTATTACAGGAATAGTTTAATTACCGCCAATTGCAGTGAGGATTCTGATGAGACATTCATTGAAAGTGGGATTTAGCTTTGGTCTTACCTCTGCAATAATTACAACGCTTGGATTGATGGTGGGACTGCATTCCGGAACACACTCAAGGATTGTGGTTATTGGCGGTATATTAACAATAGCCATAGCCGACGCATTTTCAGATGCATTGGGCATACATATTTCTGAAGAATCTGAAAACACACACACTACGAAAGAAATATGGGAATCAACACTCTCCACTTTTTTCTCCAAATTGATCTTTGCAACAACATTTATTGTTCCTGTTCTGGTATTTCCACTCACAACAGCGATTATCGTGAATATAGTCTGGGGGCTGTCACTATTGGGAATTTTCAGTTTCTACATGGCTAAAGAACAAAAAGTAAAACCCTGGAAGATAATCTCGGAACATTTATTCATTGCATTGGTTGTCATCGTTATAACGCACTTCGTCGGTACGCTGGTCAGATCGACATGCGGATAGGCACGACCGTTCCTTAACGAATTAACCTTCTTTTCTGATACCGAAAAGAGGGGCAATTGATAACTTTTCGAGAAGTTCGGGAGATAAAAGATGAATAATTCATTGCAAAAGGTCGAGACGGAAAAGGCACCACAGGCTATTGGACCTTATTCTCAGGCAGTTTCGGCTGGGGAGTATTTATTTGTTTCCGGTCAGATTCCGATTAATCCTGCAACAGGAAAACTGGTTGAGGGAGGGGTTGAAAAACAGGCTGGTCAGGTCCTGGATAACATAGAAGCAATTCTTAAGGCTTTCGGCATCGGTTTTAACAGGGTTGTGAAAACAGAGGTTTATTTAAAAGATATAAATGATTTTGGGGCTGTGAATGACGTGTATGCTTCAAGGTTTTCACACGAAATAAAACCTGCGAGACAGGCCATGCAGGTTGCTAAATTGCCGATGGATGCCATGGTAGAAATTTCTTGTATTGCATACACGGGAAAATGATAGCTTCGCTTTCGCACCTGCCGAGGAGATAAAAAGATTGGATAAGAGTCCCGAGACCATAAAGGGTATGTTTGACCGGATTGCCCCAACCTATGACGTGCTCAACCACCTCCTTTCCCTTTTTATCGATATTAAATGGAGACGTAAAACACTGGGCCGACTCGGAATCAAACAGGGGGATTCGATTCTCGATGTCGCAACCGGCACGGGTGATCTTGCTATGCTTGTATTGGGAGGAAATCGGGGCTGCCGCGTGGTGGGAATTGACCTGTCTGGTGAGATGCTTCGTCTTGCGGTAAAAAAGAAAGCCAGAAAGGGATACGACGGGCGGTATTTTCCCGTTCAGGGAGATGCCTGCAGTATGCCGCTTGAGGAAGGTACCTTCGATCATGCCATGGTAGCATTCGGAATCAGAAATATGTCTGATGTCGAAGGTTTTTTCAAGGAGACCGGAAGGGTACTCAAAAAAAGCGGGAGGCTTGCAATCCTTGAGCTTTCAGTCCCAGAGATACGCTTTGTCCGAAAAATATATTTTATGTATCTGAAGAAGTTAATGCCCCTCATCGGAGGAGGTATTTCCGGGAAAACCGGTACGTACAACTATTTGAGGGATTCGGTTATATCCTTTCATACACCGAGGGAACTGGAGATGATGCTGCGGGCACATGATTTCAGGATTATTGAATCTTTGCCGCTCTGGTTTGGTATATGCCATCTTTTCGTTGCAGAAAGTGGACGGAGTTTTACATGAAGAATCTGTGAATATAAGTTACATGAAAGGAGAGAGTTAGAATAAATTGAAAGATTTTTTGGGATATCACTCTGAGTGGAATCTGGGCAGC encodes:
- a CDS encoding methyltransferase, whose product is MNTQKWNPGQLLEISGNYWKSCTLHAGVKLDLFTAIGGNQLTSEEIAQKLDGDKRGVTMLLNAFSAMNLLVKKDHKYSNTPASTSFLSKDSPQYIGYMIMHHHQMVDSWSKLDWSVKTGTPVRTRASYSSEEWRENFLMGMFNMAMNIAPRLVTKIDLSKRHHLLDLGGGPGTYAVHFCLKNPQLKATVFDLPTTRSFARKTIEKFGLSDRIDFTDGNYLEEGIEGVYDVAWLSHIFHGEGPEDCQKIILKTVSALEPGGMIIVHDFILNNSMDGPLFPALFSLNMLLGTAHGQSYSEEQITDMLADAGVKEIRRVPFQSPNDSGIITGIV
- a CDS encoding sodium-dependent transporter → MQRERWASRRYLIFAAIGSAIGLGNLWRFPYLSYKYGGGAFLIAWMIGLIVIGIPWLMLEFGMGRYFQRSAPGVFEGVGKKWEWVGWWAVFCAFLIDTYYTVVMAWSLYYAGVSPGLPWGVGKAGATGAKSYFYGTVLGLSSGPDVLGGLQWPLVGLLALTWLTIFLIVFKGAEVIGKVAQWGVIIPWILLVVILVRGLTLPGAVEGLNYYLTPDFTALRNLDVWFAAVSQIAFTLSLGMAGMYAYGSFIAKKADVTNNAFITSFSNCATSFFAGFAVFSIVGFIMQSLAIPVDKVSTSSIGLAFITFPVAISMLPATQGIFGVLFFLCLFLLGLTSAFFLAYGGVICPLMDKFGISRIKATVIVTGTAFLIGLLFTSNGGLYWLDIVDRAVSFYGLLLTGVIATIVVGWIFGAEKLRQHLNETSDIKVGKWFNVVIKVVVPAGLLFVVVYGGLVPDISKSYGGYPLWASSMIWVILAVTLGLSFMLQRIRTRDPREADEK
- a CDS encoding ubiquinone/menaquinone biosynthesis methyltransferase, producing MDKSPETIKGMFDRIAPTYDVLNHLLSLFIDIKWRRKTLGRLGIKQGDSILDVATGTGDLAMLVLGGNRGCRVVGIDLSGEMLRLAVKKKARKGYDGRYFPVQGDACSMPLEEGTFDHAMVAFGIRNMSDVEGFFKETGRVLKKSGRLAILELSVPEIRFVRKIYFMYLKKLMPLIGGGISGKTGTYNYLRDSVISFHTPRELEMMLRAHDFRIIESLPLWFGICHLFVAESGRSFT
- a CDS encoding CsgG/HfaB family protein, with amino-acid sequence MKSFKLFVVGLVLMTFLLAVSCAGSERIKVKPRAATLDQVPKTLAILPFENNSVTDPERYAPLSKGLSAMLITDLDKSKSGLKLIERDKIRDLLKEIALSQSGSVDESTAVRAGNMLGAQAIAFGSFIVLGKKVRIDARIIRVETSELIMAESIEGNSDDFMNLERELAKKIADSLKVAFQPASATSESDIDAALYFSRGLDALDRGDKEEAKRLFKKSMELDPAYKTQVDNVRGLN
- a CDS encoding Rid family detoxifying hydrolase codes for the protein MNNSLQKVETEKAPQAIGPYSQAVSAGEYLFVSGQIPINPATGKLVEGGVEKQAGQVLDNIEAILKAFGIGFNRVVKTEVYLKDINDFGAVNDVYASRFSHEIKPARQAMQVAKLPMDAMVEISCIAYTGK